A stretch of DNA from Magnetococcales bacterium:
GATCCAACCGATACTGCCCCTCCCGCGTCAACGCGACATAGACTTCCGCCAGCAGATGGGCATCCAGCAGCGCCCCGTGCAGCACCCGGTTGGTATTGTCCACTCCGAGCCGACGACACAGCGCATCCAGACTGACGGTGGCCCCCGGAAAGCGTTTTTTGCCCAAGGTCACCGTATCGATGGCCCGGCTCATGGGCAGCGTCTCCCGCCCCGACCGGGTCAGCTCCATGTTGAGGAAACCCATGTCGAAGGCGGCGTTGTGGATCACCAGCGTCGACTCCCCCACAAAGGCCAGAAACTCCCCCGCCACCTGCTTGAACAGGGGGGCATCCGCCACCTTGGCGTCGGTAATGCCGTGAACGGCAGTGGCCTCCTTGGGAATGGGGCGCTCCGGATTGAGATACCACTGCCGCTGCTCCCCCTTGCGGCTGCCCAGCAACTCCACGCAGCCGATCTCCACGATGCGGTGTTCATCGGTGCCGAAACCGGTGGTTTCCGTATCCAGAACGATCAATCGGATGTCCATCGCGCCACGATCCTTTCCGCAGTCAGCT
This window harbors:
- the dnaQ gene encoding DNA polymerase III subunit epsilon yields the protein MRLIVLDTETTGFGTDEHRIVEIGCVELLGSRKGEQRQWYLNPERPIPKEATAVHGITDAKVADAPLFKQVAGEFLAFVGESTLVIHNAAFDMGFLNMELTRSGRETLPMSRAIDTVTLGKKRFPGATVSLDALCRRLGVDNTNRVLHGALLDAHLLAEVYVALTREGQYRLDLKDDPPPVVGKGESVGRKVYPARQWAILPEEEEAHRLFLALLEKESGGHCFWMQEPEGKG